Proteins encoded within one genomic window of Pedobacter africanus:
- a CDS encoding purine-nucleoside phosphorylase, which translates to MFQALHETVEYIKRKTNNFQPEIGIVLGTGLGGLVTEMEIEFSLMYSNIPNFPISTLEFHSGKLIFGTLKGKRVMAMQGRLHYYEGYSMQQITFPIRAMKALGIHCLFVSNAAGSLNPDFKKGDLMIINDHINLQPESPLRGHNDADMGPRFPDMSQPYSRKLIASAMQIAEKEGITCHQGVYVSVTGPNLETRAEYKYLRVIGGDAVGMSTVPEVIVANHMSVPVFAISVLTDEGFPEELQPVSLDEILETASAAEPKMTKILSQLISTL; encoded by the coding sequence ATGTTTCAGGCACTACACGAAACCGTTGAATATATAAAGCGCAAAACCAATAATTTCCAGCCCGAGATTGGAATTGTTTTAGGAACGGGCCTTGGGGGGCTTGTAACGGAGATGGAAATCGAATTCAGTTTAATGTATTCCAATATCCCTAATTTTCCAATCTCTACTTTAGAGTTCCATTCCGGGAAGCTGATTTTTGGAACGCTTAAAGGCAAGCGGGTAATGGCAATGCAGGGCCGTTTGCACTATTACGAGGGGTATAGTATGCAGCAGATCACTTTTCCGATCAGGGCAATGAAGGCCCTGGGGATACATTGTCTTTTTGTATCGAATGCTGCAGGCTCTTTGAACCCTGATTTCAAGAAAGGTGATCTGATGATCATTAACGACCACATCAATCTGCAGCCGGAGAGCCCTTTGAGAGGGCATAATGATGCCGATATGGGGCCAAGGTTTCCGGATATGAGCCAACCCTACAGTCGTAAACTCATTGCAAGTGCAATGCAGATTGCTGAAAAAGAAGGTATTACTTGTCATCAGGGTGTATATGTGTCTGTAACAGGCCCAAACCTGGAAACAAGAGCAGAATATAAATATTTAAGGGTCATAGGAGGAGATGCAGTAGGAATGAGCACCGTGCCTGAAGTTATTGTAGCCAATCATATGAGTGTGCCTGTATTTGCCATCTCTGTATTGACAGATGAAGGTTTTCCTGAAGAGCTGCAGCCTGTTAGCCTGGACGAGATCCTGGAGACTGCAAGTGCTGCTGAACCCAAAATGACTAAGATATTGAGCCAGTTAATTTCGACGCTATAA
- a CDS encoding putative porin, protein MYRRIVLFVLLLAGLSTGHLYAQDLKTTVRENKELDSLRKKEEGGIDSVVFTSKYVRYTTLKLTKDSIQTLALDTSLNGFQNFSVLVQPRRPTVGTGNLGLAAMPMLFEPSKTIGFDAGFHALDYYAMTQDDIKYYKARTPFTSLYYVAAGDAEQVFKVIHSQNVKKNFNVGANFNRIGANGIYARQRGDDLNGALFTWYESPNKRYNLWSNAIFNTLKAAENGSVGNDDIFTTEGQLGLNRIAERVRLNNARQIWRQGSFMLKQTYFVGRIDSLAQEISDKILPTNKIAYTFKYDKRSYAFQKNEDDDSSVIPEGFADPSFTNDSTFYKHIQNEFVYSFFLRAKSSSIIKNELKVDAGIRHDYYNYTQLGQYPDTTNFYKYNSTFQNITLLGSAGYRFSNRIDLNLDVEQIFQGRHTGDFLYEAKSNVLLSNSVGRVVLGAYFQNKSPEEIYNRFVGNHYNWLGDKNGNSFDRTKTINFSFKYLNERLKLDATAQYYLITNYLYFKSRALDMQTTTTRTDTLTLMPVQLGSSVNLLKIAIGKKFRWGKFNLESYLVYQKTDNPDILRTPEVYTFNTFYINQTFFKALKTNVGFDIRYNSPYKNYAYSPASSQFFIGADSKTFESTPIVDVWVKASLRKANLFVKCDYVNQGFPSKGYYTINRYPMQDRMLFKFGVQWNFYD, encoded by the coding sequence ATGTATAGACGCATTGTTTTATTTGTTCTTTTGCTTGCAGGTTTAAGTACCGGGCATTTGTATGCGCAGGATTTAAAAACTACAGTCAGGGAGAACAAGGAACTGGATTCTTTGCGTAAGAAAGAGGAAGGAGGGATCGACTCTGTGGTATTTACATCTAAATATGTTCGTTATACGACGCTAAAGCTTACAAAAGACAGCATTCAAACGCTGGCATTGGATACGAGCTTAAATGGCTTTCAGAACTTTAGTGTGCTTGTACAGCCAAGAAGACCTACGGTAGGTACCGGTAACCTGGGATTGGCAGCTATGCCCATGCTGTTTGAACCTTCAAAAACAATTGGTTTTGATGCCGGCTTTCACGCATTGGATTATTATGCCATGACCCAGGACGACATTAAATACTATAAGGCCAGGACGCCTTTTACCAGTTTGTATTATGTGGCGGCGGGAGATGCAGAACAGGTTTTTAAAGTGATCCACTCCCAGAATGTGAAGAAAAACTTTAATGTGGGCGCAAATTTTAACCGGATTGGTGCCAATGGTATCTATGCCCGTCAAAGGGGCGACGATTTGAACGGGGCATTGTTCACCTGGTACGAATCGCCCAATAAACGTTATAATTTATGGAGCAATGCCATATTCAATACTTTGAAGGCAGCTGAAAATGGTTCAGTGGGTAATGATGATATTTTTACCACCGAAGGCCAGCTGGGCCTAAACCGGATAGCCGAAAGGGTGCGCTTAAACAATGCCAGGCAAATATGGCGACAGGGTTCTTTTATGCTCAAACAAACCTATTTTGTTGGGCGTATAGACAGTCTTGCCCAGGAAATATCGGATAAGATCTTGCCAACGAATAAAATTGCCTATACATTTAAATACGATAAACGTTCCTATGCATTTCAGAAAAATGAAGATGACGATAGTTCTGTAATTCCGGAAGGTTTTGCCGATCCGAGTTTTACGAACGACAGTACCTTTTACAAGCACATTCAAAATGAGTTTGTATATAGTTTTTTTCTAAGGGCAAAATCCAGTTCTATCATTAAAAATGAATTAAAGGTAGATGCGGGCATCCGGCACGATTACTATAATTATACACAACTGGGCCAGTATCCCGATACCACCAATTTTTATAAATACAATTCTACTTTTCAAAACATCACTTTACTAGGCTCGGCAGGCTACAGGTTTAGCAACCGGATAGACCTGAACCTGGATGTGGAACAGATTTTTCAGGGTAGACATACCGGCGATTTTTTGTATGAGGCTAAGAGCAATGTGCTGCTCAGTAATTCGGTAGGCAGGGTGGTGCTGGGCGCTTATTTCCAGAACAAATCCCCGGAAGAGATTTATAACCGTTTTGTTGGAAACCATTACAACTGGCTGGGCGACAAGAATGGTAACAGCTTTGATCGAACCAAAACGATCAATTTCTCCTTTAAATACCTGAATGAGCGGCTGAAACTGGATGCTACGGCGCAATACTACCTCATCACCAATTATCTGTATTTTAAATCGAGAGCTTTAGACATGCAGACTACAACTACAAGAACCGATACGCTAACCCTAATGCCAGTTCAGCTGGGCAGCAGTGTTAACCTCTTAAAAATTGCCATCGGTAAAAAGTTCCGTTGGGGTAAATTTAACCTGGAAAGCTACCTGGTTTATCAGAAAACAGATAATCCTGACATATTGCGTACACCGGAGGTGTATACCTTCAATACTTTTTATATCAATCAAACTTTCTTTAAAGCACTCAAAACCAATGTCGGCTTTGACATCCGTTACAATTCACCTTACAAAAACTATGCTTACTCGCCAGCCTCGAGCCAGTTTTTTATCGGTGCAGACAGCAAGACATTTGAAAGTACCCCGATTGTGGATGTTTGGGTAAAAGCCAGTCTGAGAAAAGCAAACCTGTTTGTGAAATGCGACTATGTGAACCAGGGTTTCCCTAGTAAAGGGTACTATACCATTAACCGGTATCCGATGCAGGACCGCATGTTGTTCAAGTTTGGGGTGCAGTGGAATTTTTACGATTAA